A section of the Roseomonas marmotae genome encodes:
- a CDS encoding FemAB family XrtA/PEP-CTERM system-associated protein yields MSLRLRPLEAGQEGAWDAFVRARPEATFFHLSPWRHVIEDAFGHSTHYTLAEQDGAIVGVLPLARMRTRLFGDALISTPFCVYGGPVAVTPEAEAALEAHAMDLLRKTGAEHLEFRQLHAPYRDWDVRPPLHYTFRKPITGDAEKDMKAIPRKQRAMVRKGIQNGLRSVSNSDTGVLHRVYAESVHNLGTPVFPRKYFDRLAAAFPNEHDVVTVLQEDRPVASVLNFYFREEVLPYYGGGTTLARKVAGNDFMYWEVMRRAGSERGSRLYDFGRSKSGTGAFDFKKNWGFEAQPLHYSYRLRPGAKLSEHNPSNPKYKMMIAAWKRLPLPVANILGPPIVRGLG; encoded by the coding sequence ATGAGTCTGCGTCTCCGTCCGTTGGAAGCCGGCCAGGAAGGCGCCTGGGACGCATTCGTGCGCGCCCGGCCGGAGGCCACCTTCTTCCATCTCAGCCCCTGGCGCCATGTTATCGAGGATGCCTTCGGCCATAGCACCCATTACACGCTGGCGGAGCAGGACGGCGCCATTGTCGGCGTGCTGCCGCTGGCGCGGATGCGTACGCGGCTGTTCGGCGATGCGCTGATCTCGACACCGTTCTGCGTCTACGGTGGCCCTGTCGCCGTGACGCCGGAGGCCGAGGCGGCGCTGGAAGCGCATGCCATGGACCTGCTGCGCAAGACCGGGGCGGAGCATCTGGAATTCCGCCAGCTGCACGCGCCCTACCGGGACTGGGATGTGCGTCCGCCGCTGCATTACACCTTCCGGAAGCCGATCACCGGTGATGCCGAGAAGGACATGAAGGCCATCCCGCGCAAGCAGCGGGCGATGGTGCGGAAGGGCATCCAGAACGGCTTGCGTTCGGTCAGCAACAGCGACACCGGCGTACTCCACCGCGTCTATGCCGAGAGCGTGCACAACCTCGGCACCCCGGTCTTCCCGCGCAAGTATTTCGACCGGCTGGCGGCTGCTTTCCCGAACGAGCACGACGTCGTCACGGTTCTGCAGGAGGACCGCCCCGTTGCCTCGGTGCTCAACTTCTATTTCCGTGAGGAAGTGCTGCCTTACTATGGTGGCGGCACCACCCTGGCGCGAAAGGTTGCCGGCAACGACTTCATGTACTGGGAAGTGATGCGCCGCGCGGGATCGGAGCGTGGCTCCCGCCTCTATGACTTCGGCCGCAGCAAATCCGGCACCGGTGCTTTCGATTTCAAGAAGAACTGGGGCTTCGAGGCGCAGCCGCTGCATTACAGCTACCGTCTTCGCCCGGGCGCCAAGCTCTCCGAGCACAATCCATCCAATC